A window of Mucilaginibacter sp. PAMC 26640 contains these coding sequences:
- a CDS encoding peptidase S9: MKKCLTLLVVTSFVATAFAQSDKKHFQPKDFYKIPTVSDPQVSPDGKWVAYGVSEVDTAKDKRVSHLWMQSWDGKTSIQLTHGPEAAAKARWSPDGLYLAFLSSRESKNGSQVWLLDRRGGEAKKLTDIKGDLSDYDWSPDGKKMVLVIQDPENKGKEAPKTPKPIVVDRYHFKQDYEGYLEHLRNHLYVLDINTKKLDTLTKGEFEEKSPVWSPNGTRIAFVSNHDQDPDRSENSDIFTMEPKANATVTQLTTWKGHDVSPQWSPDGKQIAYLRQDSEGYNMYAENIVCLMNADGNNNKLLTKELDRTADNLAWGKDGKALAFTVDDDRERYLATYSLQNKKISIIPATRGKRSMNDIVAQGKNNWAVTMSTPYLPHEIYALEDGKLRRLTFQQQDWVSKVTLSQVTGFRSVSKDGTKISGVLYRPDSSSTKKMPFILFVHGGPVGQDDYSFDPTCQALANAGYAVATVNYRGSSGRGIAFTKSIAADWGNREVIDLHGAVDELVKQGIADPDKLGVGGWSYGGITTDFLIASDTRFKAAASGAGSALQMANYGIDQYILQYDNELGQPWKNPDIYTKISYPFLHADRIKTPVLFMSGLKDFNVPTAGSEQMYQALKSLGVPTELILYPNQNHGISIPSYQVDRVERYIKWYDKYLKQ; this comes from the coding sequence ATGAAAAAATGCCTTACTCTGCTTGTTGTTACGTCGTTTGTCGCCACAGCTTTCGCCCAAAGCGATAAAAAACATTTTCAGCCCAAAGATTTTTATAAGATACCAACTGTAAGCGACCCACAGGTTTCACCGGATGGTAAATGGGTGGCTTATGGCGTATCTGAAGTAGATACAGCTAAGGATAAGCGGGTATCGCACCTGTGGATGCAAAGCTGGGATGGCAAAACTTCCATCCAACTAACCCACGGCCCAGAAGCCGCAGCTAAAGCACGCTGGAGCCCCGATGGCCTGTACCTGGCCTTCTTATCATCGCGCGAATCAAAAAACGGGTCGCAGGTATGGCTCCTGGACCGCCGGGGCGGGGAAGCCAAAAAGCTAACCGACATAAAAGGTGATCTGAGTGATTATGATTGGAGCCCCGACGGTAAAAAGATGGTGCTGGTGATCCAGGATCCGGAAAATAAGGGGAAGGAAGCACCTAAAACGCCCAAGCCTATTGTTGTTGACCGTTACCATTTTAAGCAGGATTATGAGGGTTACCTGGAACACCTGCGCAACCACTTATATGTATTGGATATTAATACTAAAAAACTGGATACGTTAACCAAAGGGGAGTTCGAAGAAAAATCGCCTGTATGGTCGCCTAATGGTACGCGCATAGCATTTGTAAGCAACCACGACCAGGATCCCGACCGGAGCGAGAACAGCGATATATTCACTATGGAACCAAAAGCAAATGCTACAGTAACTCAGCTCACTACCTGGAAAGGTCATGATGTTAGCCCGCAATGGAGCCCTGATGGAAAGCAAATAGCCTACCTGCGCCAGGATAGTGAAGGTTATAATATGTATGCCGAAAATATTGTGTGTTTGATGAATGCTGATGGCAATAACAATAAACTGCTGACCAAAGAGCTGGACCGCACCGCAGACAACCTTGCCTGGGGCAAAGACGGAAAAGCGCTAGCTTTTACTGTTGATGATGACAGGGAACGATATTTGGCCACTTACAGTCTGCAAAATAAAAAGATCAGTATCATACCAGCTACCCGCGGTAAAAGAAGCATGAACGATATCGTTGCGCAGGGGAAAAATAACTGGGCCGTAACCATGAGTACGCCTTATTTGCCTCATGAGATCTACGCGCTGGAAGATGGAAAGCTACGCCGCCTTACATTTCAGCAGCAGGATTGGGTAAGCAAAGTCACTCTATCCCAGGTAACGGGCTTTCGTTCTGTAAGTAAGGATGGGACGAAGATCTCGGGTGTGTTGTACCGCCCGGATAGTTCCAGTACCAAAAAGATGCCCTTCATCCTGTTTGTGCATGGGGGGCCTGTTGGGCAGGATGATTATAGTTTCGATCCAACCTGCCAGGCTTTGGCTAACGCCGGATATGCGGTGGCTACGGTAAACTACAGGGGCAGCTCTGGCAGGGGCATCGCCTTTACCAAGAGCATTGCAGCCGACTGGGGAAACCGCGAAGTTATTGATCTTCATGGCGCGGTGGATGAGTTGGTGAAGCAAGGAATTGCGGACCCGGATAAATTGGGCGTAGGCGGCTGGAGCTACGGCGGTATCACTACCGATTTTCTAATCGCCAGCGATACCCGTTTCAAAGCAGCAGCAAGCGGTGCGGGCAGCGCACTGCAAATGGCCAATTACGGTATCGATCAATATATTTTGCAGTACGATAATGAACTGGGACAGCCCTGGAAGAATCCGGATATATATACCAAAATCTCTTACCCTTTTCTGCACGCCGACAGGATAAAAACGCCGGTGCTGTTTATGTCGGGATTGAAGGATTTTAACGTACCTACTGCCGGCAGCGAGCAAATGTACCAGGCACTAAAATCGCTGGGTGTACCTACAGAACTGATCCTTTATCCCAACCAGAATCATGGCATCAGTATCCCAAGCTACCAGGTGGATAGGGTGGAGCGGTATATCAAATGGTATGATAAGTATTTAAAGCAATAG
- a CDS encoding DNA polymerase III subunit epsilon: protein MYAIVDIETTGGHASANGITEIAICIHDGKKVTRRFETLVNPQRDIPVYIRALTGITNEMVSTAPLFEDVAHEIYHLLKGQIFVAHNVNFDYSFLRYHLNAAGYELNANKLCTVRLGRKIMPGLLSYSLGKLCSHLGIGNNSRHRAMGDAEATAQLFSLYLKNDTVNHIGQALKQNSKEQRLPANLPKADIEALPNAPGVYYFHDNKGKVVYVGKAKNIKKRVCSHFSGNNPGSQRQEFLKTIHRVSHQVCGTELIAFVLEAVEIKRLWPKYNRSLKRFENTYGLYAYEDQRGYLRLAVDKHRKHMPAVYACNSLLEGYNLLNSLIETFSLCPKMCFIQKNDQPCTGNNLNSCACEGHETPDDYNIKVTAAIDELKKALPTFAIRDEGRTGDEHSCILIEEGRFYGMGYISHYFDANNIQQLKNYLTPYPGNDYIKNIVTGYAAKFPERKVSFAV, encoded by the coding sequence ATGTACGCCATAGTGGATATCGAGACGACGGGAGGGCATGCCAGCGCTAATGGCATTACAGAGATTGCTATATGCATTCACGATGGCAAAAAGGTAACGCGCCGTTTTGAAACGCTCGTGAATCCGCAGCGCGATATCCCGGTATATATCCGTGCTTTAACCGGCATCACTAACGAGATGGTGAGCACAGCCCCCTTATTTGAGGATGTGGCGCACGAGATCTATCACCTGCTTAAAGGGCAGATCTTTGTAGCACACAATGTAAACTTCGATTATTCTTTTTTACGTTATCATTTAAACGCCGCCGGTTACGAACTTAATGCCAATAAACTTTGTACAGTTCGGCTGGGCCGCAAGATCATGCCCGGGCTGCTATCATACAGTCTGGGGAAATTGTGTAGTCACTTAGGTATAGGCAACAACAGCCGCCACCGTGCTATGGGCGATGCGGAAGCAACCGCTCAATTATTTAGTCTATATCTAAAAAATGATACTGTCAACCACATTGGCCAGGCCTTAAAACAAAATTCAAAAGAACAGCGTCTGCCGGCCAACCTGCCAAAGGCGGATATAGAAGCTTTGCCAAATGCACCGGGGGTATACTACTTCCATGATAACAAAGGCAAAGTGGTATATGTAGGTAAGGCCAAGAATATTAAAAAAAGGGTTTGCAGTCATTTCTCGGGTAACAACCCAGGCTCGCAGCGGCAGGAGTTTTTGAAAACCATTCACCGCGTTAGTCACCAGGTTTGCGGTACCGAGTTGATTGCTTTTGTGCTGGAGGCAGTGGAGATCAAACGCTTGTGGCCTAAATACAACCGCTCTTTAAAGCGCTTTGAGAATACCTACGGACTTTATGCTTATGAGGACCAGCGTGGTTACCTTCGCCTGGCGGTGGATAAGCACCGGAAACATATGCCCGCGGTATATGCCTGCAATTCGCTGCTGGAGGGCTACAATCTGCTCAATAGCCTGATAGAGACCTTCAGCCTGTGCCCAAAAATGTGTTTCATCCAAAAGAACGACCAGCCCTGCACAGGTAATAATTTAAATTCATGCGCCTGCGAGGGCCATGAAACACCCGATGATTACAATATCAAAGTAACCGCAGCTATCGATGAACTAAAGAAAGCCCTGCCTACTTTTGCTATCCGTGATGAAGGCCGCACCGGCGATGAGCATAGCTGCATCCTGATAGAAGAAGGCCGCTTTTATGGCATGGGCTATATATCCCATTACTTTGATGCCAATAACATTCAGCAATTAAAGAACTACCTTACCCCCTATCCCGGCAATGACTATATCAAAAATATCGTTACCGGCTATGCTGCGAAGTTCCCCGAGCGGAAGGTAAGTTTCGCTGTGTAA
- a CDS encoding general stress protein translates to MNSINQNQPEDNFKNLAGTEAVEKLKSLAEDAKTCFFLSNIKTGLPASARPMTVQDVDDEGNLWFLIANDSHTYSELQAEPLAQLFFQGSKYSDYLDVYGVVTLSDDKEKIKEFWKPILKTWFTEGEDDHRIAVVKVEPTQAYYWDNKHGNAVAFVKQLAGAALGKTLDDSIEGKLEV, encoded by the coding sequence ATGAACAGTATCAATCAAAACCAACCCGAAGATAACTTTAAAAACCTGGCCGGGACTGAGGCTGTAGAAAAGCTAAAAAGCCTTGCTGAAGATGCAAAAACCTGCTTTTTCCTGAGTAATATAAAAACTGGTTTACCTGCCTCCGCACGACCAATGACCGTTCAGGACGTTGATGATGAAGGTAACTTATGGTTTTTAATCGCTAATGATAGCCATACCTACAGCGAATTGCAAGCCGAACCGTTGGCGCAGCTTTTCTTCCAGGGCTCCAAATATTCAGATTATCTGGACGTATACGGCGTAGTAACATTAAGCGATGACAAAGAAAAGATCAAAGAATTTTGGAAACCTATCCTTAAAACCTGGTTTACCGAAGGTGAAGATGACCACCGCATAGCCGTTGTAAAGGTTGAACCGACCCAGGCTTATTATTGGGATAACAAACATGGCAATGCAGTAGCCTTTGTAAAACAATTGGCAGGTGCAGCTCTAGGGAAAACCTTAGATGATTCAATCGAGGGTAAACTAGAGGTATAA